The Thiothrix subterranea genome has a segment encoding these proteins:
- the glgA gene encoding glycogen synthase GlgA, with translation MKLLFVASEAYPLVKTGGLGDVAYSLPVALHKAEVDVRLLLPGYRDVLRKLRGVRILGWLELQGAGQLHTVRILESQHPDYPFPLWIVDCPALFDRPGNPYLQPNGYDWADNVERYTVFARAAAELARDALQLNWTPDVVHAHDWQTGLVPAFLDMLPQRPQRVFTIHNLAYGGHFSQADFTSLHLPSYWWSGEGAEFYGGFSMLKAGIVYSDAVTTVSPTYAREICTPAFGYGMDGLLQSRSYKLHGILNGIDNDIWNPATDKYLPAHYAVDAIQPGKSQNKAALLQRFGVENPAEHLPFPLLGMVSRLVEQKGVDLIINAIPDVLAMTDARFVLIGAGHGYFEQRLRELAAQHPDRVFVFIGYDEQLAHLLEAGADMFLMPSRFEPCGLNQMYSLRYGTPPIVLHTGGLADTVTDAVDGFVFHEPLTSVLKGTILRAIDCFYQPAVWQQLQTNGMKHAFGWDNSATDYLALYNKGATA, from the coding sequence ATGAAACTACTGTTTGTTGCGAGTGAAGCCTACCCCTTGGTAAAAACGGGCGGGCTGGGGGATGTTGCGTACAGTTTGCCAGTGGCCTTGCACAAAGCCGAGGTGGATGTGCGGCTGTTGTTACCCGGCTACCGCGATGTCTTGCGTAAATTGCGGGGCGTGCGGATTCTGGGTTGGCTGGAATTGCAAGGTGCTGGGCAACTACACACGGTGCGGATTCTGGAAAGCCAGCACCCCGATTACCCGTTCCCGCTGTGGATTGTGGATTGCCCCGCGTTGTTTGATCGCCCCGGCAACCCGTATTTGCAACCGAATGGCTACGATTGGGCAGATAATGTCGAGCGCTACACCGTGTTTGCACGGGCAGCGGCGGAATTGGCACGGGATGCGCTACAACTGAACTGGACACCGGATGTGGTACATGCGCACGACTGGCAAACGGGGCTAGTGCCTGCGTTTCTGGATATGTTGCCTCAACGCCCGCAGCGGGTGTTTACCATTCACAATCTGGCTTACGGCGGGCATTTTTCACAGGCCGATTTCACCAGCTTGCACCTGCCGAGCTATTGGTGGTCGGGGGAGGGCGCGGAATTTTACGGCGGCTTTTCGATGCTGAAAGCGGGCATTGTGTATTCGGATGCCGTCACCACGGTTAGCCCGACCTATGCGCGGGAAATCTGCACGCCAGCGTTTGGCTACGGCATGGATGGCTTGCTGCAATCGCGCAGTTACAAGCTGCACGGCATTCTCAATGGCATTGATAACGACATTTGGAATCCGGCAACCGATAAGTATTTGCCTGCACATTATGCTGTCGATGCCATTCAACCGGGCAAAAGTCAGAACAAAGCGGCATTGCTGCAACGTTTTGGGGTGGAAAATCCGGCGGAACACCTGCCATTCCCGTTATTGGGCATGGTCAGCCGTTTGGTGGAACAAAAAGGCGTGGATTTGATCATCAACGCCATTCCCGATGTGCTGGCGATGACGGATGCTCGCTTTGTGCTGATTGGTGCAGGGCATGGCTATTTTGAGCAACGCTTACGCGAACTTGCCGCGCAACACCCCGACCGTGTATTCGTCTTCATCGGCTATGATGAACAGTTGGCGCATTTGCTGGAAGCGGGCGCAGATATGTTCCTGATGCCGTCGCGTTTTGAACCGTGCGGCTTAAATCAGATGTACAGCTTGCGCTACGGCACACCGCCCATTGTGCTGCATACCGGCGGTTTAGCGGATACGGTGACGGATGCGGTGGATGGTTTCGTTTTCCACGAGCCGCTGACCAGCGTGCTGAAAGGCACAATCTTACGGGCAATCGACTGTTTCTATCAGCCTGCTGTGTGGCAGCAATTGCAGACCAACGGCATGAAACATGCATTCGGATGGGACAACAGCGCCACCGACTATCTGGCGCTATACAACAAAGGAGCAACCGCATGA
- the glgB gene encoding 1,4-alpha-glucan branching protein GlgB: MKNYRDTSEMNENLIRIQQGTHHDPFDWLGWHPLPDGNRVLRTFMPAAEAVEVVGHGLMTRLEGTDCFEAKLPSPTDAAPSHPALRWQDKQAGNWHDAVCPYTFPPQVGDLDLHLLGQGRHHHAWKVLGSHATSVDGIAGTLFAVWAPAVKRVSVIGDFNAWDGRRHPMRVRGETGVWEIFIPGIAVGTSYKYEILNRHDAIVVKTDPYAQQMFMRPETTSRVPNDVPHPWQDSAWIAAREQFDWQHQPMSVYELHPGSWRKHPDGRFYSWAELTATLIPYVTDLNYTHIELMPVAEHPLDESWGYQVSGYYAPTARYGTPDDFRAFVDACHVAGIGVLLDWVPAHFPKDDFALAKFTGEPLYEHADPRRGEHQDWGTLIFDFGRNEVKNFLISNALYWIDEFHIDGLRVDAVASMLYLDYSRKAGEWLPNQYGGRENIEAIAFLREMNTVVHGYFPGVLTIAEESTSWPAVSRPVEIGGLGFSMKWNMGWMNDNLKYIEQNPVHRKYHHNLLTFSQIYAYSENFVLPLSHDEVVHLKHSMLDKMPGDYWQAFANLRLFYAWHYAHPGKKLLFMGSEFGQWAEWNVKKELDWALCNFPAHDSIRHVLRDLNRLYRDLPALHHYDFDGRGFQWIDCHDSDQSVLSLIRHGENPDDKLIILLNFTPVPRYAYRIGVPAAGHYREVLNTDSEYYGGSNCGNAGMIPVQPHAWMGFEHSVEVTLPPLAALFLQAC; this comes from the coding sequence ATGAAAAACTACAGGGACACCAGCGAGATGAACGAGAACTTGATTCGGATACAACAAGGCACACATCACGATCCGTTTGACTGGCTGGGATGGCATCCGCTACCGGATGGCAACCGGGTGCTGCGTACTTTCATGCCTGCCGCTGAAGCGGTTGAAGTCGTCGGGCATGGATTGATGACACGCCTGGAAGGTACTGATTGTTTTGAAGCGAAGCTACCCTCTCCGACCGACGCTGCTCCTTCGCACCCCGCCCTACGCTGGCAGGATAAACAAGCAGGCAACTGGCACGATGCCGTCTGTCCCTATACGTTTCCTCCACAGGTGGGCGACCTTGATTTGCATCTCCTTGGTCAAGGTCGCCATCACCACGCTTGGAAAGTCCTCGGTTCACACGCCACTAGCGTTGACGGCATTGCAGGCACGCTGTTTGCGGTGTGGGCACCAGCAGTCAAGCGCGTCAGCGTAATCGGCGATTTCAATGCGTGGGATGGGCGCAGACACCCGATGCGGGTGCGTGGTGAAACCGGCGTGTGGGAAATTTTCATCCCCGGCATTGCGGTCGGCACCTCGTACAAATACGAAATTCTCAACCGTCACGATGCCATCGTGGTCAAAACCGACCCGTATGCGCAGCAAATGTTCATGCGCCCCGAAACCACTTCCCGCGTTCCCAATGATGTGCCGCATCCTTGGCAAGACAGCGCGTGGATTGCCGCCCGCGAACAGTTCGATTGGCAACATCAACCGATGAGCGTGTACGAATTGCACCCCGGTTCATGGCGCAAACACCCGGACGGGCGTTTTTATTCGTGGGCAGAACTCACCGCAACGCTGATTCCTTACGTCACCGACTTGAATTACACCCACATCGAATTAATGCCGGTGGCGGAACACCCGCTCGATGAATCGTGGGGCTATCAGGTGTCGGGTTATTATGCGCCCACTGCGCGTTACGGCACGCCGGATGACTTCCGCGCGTTTGTGGATGCCTGTCACGTGGCAGGGATTGGCGTATTGCTGGATTGGGTTCCGGCGCATTTTCCCAAAGATGATTTCGCGCTGGCAAAATTTACCGGCGAACCGCTTTACGAACACGCTGACCCTCGGCGGGGTGAACATCAGGATTGGGGCACGCTGATTTTCGATTTCGGGCGCAATGAGGTGAAAAACTTCCTGATTTCCAATGCGCTGTACTGGATTGATGAATTCCATATCGACGGCTTGCGGGTGGATGCGGTTGCTTCAATGTTGTATTTGGACTATTCGCGCAAAGCAGGTGAATGGTTGCCGAATCAGTACGGTGGGCGTGAAAACATTGAGGCGATTGCGTTTTTGCGCGAAATGAATACCGTGGTGCATGGCTATTTCCCCGGTGTGTTGACGATTGCGGAAGAATCTACCTCGTGGCCTGCGGTATCGCGCCCCGTGGAAATCGGTGGTTTGGGTTTCAGCATGAAATGGAACATGGGTTGGATGAACGACAACCTCAAGTACATTGAGCAGAACCCGGTTCACCGCAAATACCACCATAACTTACTGACGTTTAGCCAGATTTATGCGTATTCGGAAAACTTTGTGCTGCCGCTTTCACACGACGAAGTGGTGCATTTGAAGCACAGCATGTTGGATAAAATGCCCGGCGATTACTGGCAAGCCTTTGCGAATTTGCGCTTGTTTTATGCGTGGCACTACGCGCACCCCGGCAAAAAGCTGCTGTTCATGGGCAGTGAATTTGGGCAGTGGGCAGAATGGAACGTGAAAAAAGAGCTGGATTGGGCGTTATGCAACTTCCCGGCGCATGACAGCATTCGCCACGTATTGCGCGATTTGAACCGCCTGTACCGTGATTTGCCTGCGTTACACCACTACGATTTTGACGGGCGCGGTTTCCAATGGATTGATTGCCACGATTCCGATCAGTCGGTGTTGAGCTTGATTCGTCACGGTGAAAACCCCGACGATAAGTTGATTATATTGCTAAACTTTACCCCTGTACCCCGTTACGCTTACCGTATTGGGGTTCCCGCTGCTGGTCACTACCGCGAAGTGCTGAATACCGATTCGGAATATTACGGCGGGAGCAATTGCGGCAATGCGGGCATGATTCCGGTGCAACCTCATGCATGGATGGGGTTTGAGCATTCGGTCGAAGTCACCCTGCCGCCACTGGCGGCGTTATTTTTACAAGCGTGCTGA
- a CDS encoding glycogen/starch/alpha-glucan phosphorylase, with product MTENPSHHYIPYVAVPLDPLSNDAETLGDDFQRYLSYHLGRFQGCQPVYLYQALAYTLRDRLMVNWRKTWGEYLQPGRRRAYYMSLEFLIGRSLGNNLLNLDICEPTKSALLNYCTTMEEVSSQEPDAGLGNGGLGRLAACFMDSCATLGLPVVGYGIRYEYGMFRQHIEKGYQVEDPDHWLRDPNPWEVERAEYSQKVQFGGYTEHFLDHSGKQRVRWVGTNDVLAVPFDMPISGYKNDTVNTLRLWKATATDEFNLDEFNAGSYTEAVEAKNHAEHISMVLYPNDSSENGKELRLRQQYFLASASLKDAIRLWERQGNYDYTKFAAEHVFQMNDTHPTIAVAELMRILMDDKGLGWDEAWAITSNCMAYTNHTLLPEALERWAVHLFAKLLPRLLEIIYEINARFLRQVAMKWPGDTERQRRMSIIEEGGSQQVRMAWLAIVGSFSVNGVAALHSQLLVDGLFHDFYELWPDKFNNKTNGVTPRRWVAHANPGMTALISEHIGKDWVRDLSQLEKLKPLAAPEYTAFHAQWQAVKYANKQRLAALVKKECGVDFNPNALFDVQVKRIHEYKRQLLNLLHVVHLYRRIKLGKLDHWADRCVLIGGKAAPGYAMAKRIIKLINSVAEVVNNDPDVDGRLKVAFIPNYRVSSMEIIAPAANLSEQISTAGKEASGTGNMKFMMNGALTIGTYDGANIEILEAVGEPNFFLFGLRADDVDELRHCYRPWHYVEQDEDLRGVIELIRCGHFNMTEPGIFDMVLDALLSPHDPWMTLADFRSYVNAQEQVSVAWQDQEHWTRMSILNTASSGFFSTDRTMAEYNREIWKLKPGNGNGD from the coding sequence ATGACAGAAAACCCTTCACACCACTACATCCCGTATGTCGCTGTGCCGCTAGACCCGTTATCCAATGATGCGGAAACCTTAGGCGATGATTTCCAGCGTTACCTTTCATACCACTTGGGGCGTTTCCAAGGCTGCCAGCCGGTGTATTTGTATCAGGCATTGGCGTACACCTTGCGCGACCGTTTAATGGTGAACTGGCGCAAAACGTGGGGCGAATACCTGCAACCCGGTCGCCGCCGCGCTTACTACATGTCGCTGGAATTTTTGATCGGGCGTTCGCTCGGCAATAATCTGCTGAATTTGGATATTTGCGAACCCACCAAAAGTGCCTTGTTGAACTATTGCACCACGATGGAAGAAGTGTCCTCGCAAGAACCGGATGCAGGCTTGGGCAACGGCGGTTTGGGGCGTTTAGCCGCGTGCTTTATGGACAGTTGCGCCACGCTGGGTTTGCCGGTGGTGGGTTACGGGATTCGCTACGAATACGGCATGTTCCGCCAACACATTGAAAAAGGCTATCAAGTTGAAGACCCCGATCATTGGTTGCGCGACCCGAACCCGTGGGAAGTGGAACGCGCTGAATACAGCCAAAAAGTGCAATTTGGCGGTTACACCGAACATTTCTTGGATCACAGCGGCAAGCAGCGCGTGCGCTGGGTTGGCACCAATGACGTACTCGCCGTGCCGTTTGATATGCCGATTTCCGGTTATAAAAACGATACGGTAAACACCTTGCGTTTGTGGAAAGCGACAGCGACGGATGAGTTCAACCTCGACGAATTCAACGCGGGCAGTTACACCGAAGCGGTCGAAGCCAAGAACCACGCTGAACACATTTCAATGGTGCTCTACCCCAACGACAGCAGCGAAAACGGTAAGGAATTGCGCTTACGCCAGCAATATTTCCTCGCTTCTGCCAGTTTGAAAGACGCGATTCGTTTGTGGGAACGTCAGGGTAATTACGATTACACCAAGTTCGCGGCTGAACACGTTTTCCAGATGAACGATACGCACCCGACCATTGCGGTCGCGGAATTAATGCGCATCTTGATGGACGACAAAGGTTTGGGCTGGGACGAAGCCTGGGCGATTACGTCTAACTGCATGGCGTACACCAACCACACCTTGCTGCCGGAAGCTTTGGAACGTTGGGCAGTGCATTTGTTCGCCAAACTGTTGCCACGTTTACTGGAAATTATCTACGAAATCAATGCACGCTTCTTGCGTCAAGTCGCGATGAAATGGCCGGGTGATACCGAACGTCAGCGCCGTATGTCGATCATCGAAGAGGGTGGTTCGCAACAAGTGCGCATGGCGTGGCTGGCGATTGTGGGCAGTTTCTCGGTGAATGGCGTGGCGGCGTTGCATTCGCAATTGCTGGTGGATGGCTTGTTCCACGATTTCTATGAACTCTGGCCGGACAAATTCAACAACAAAACCAATGGCGTAACCCCACGGCGTTGGGTGGCGCACGCCAACCCCGGCATGACCGCGTTAATCAGCGAGCACATTGGTAAAGACTGGGTGCGCGATTTGAGCCAATTGGAGAAACTCAAACCGCTGGCAGCCCCCGAATACACCGCGTTTCATGCGCAATGGCAGGCGGTGAAATACGCCAACAAGCAGCGCTTAGCCGCATTGGTGAAAAAGGAATGCGGGGTTGATTTCAACCCGAATGCCTTGTTCGATGTGCAAGTGAAACGGATTCACGAATACAAACGCCAGTTACTGAATCTGCTGCATGTGGTGCATTTGTATCGCCGTATCAAACTCGGCAAGCTGGATCATTGGGCGGATCGCTGCGTGTTGATCGGTGGGAAAGCCGCACCCGGTTACGCGATGGCAAAGCGCATTATCAAGCTCATCAACAGCGTGGCGGAAGTGGTCAATAACGACCCTGATGTGGACGGGCGTTTGAAAGTTGCCTTCATCCCCAACTATCGGGTGTCGAGCATGGAGATTATTGCGCCTGCCGCGAATTTATCCGAACAAATTTCTACCGCAGGCAAGGAAGCGTCCGGCACGGGCAATATGAAGTTCATGATGAACGGCGCATTGACCATCGGTACGTATGACGGCGCGAATATCGAAATTCTGGAAGCGGTTGGCGAACCGAACTTCTTCCTGTTCGGTTTGCGGGCGGATGATGTGGATGAATTGCGCCATTGTTATCGTCCTTGGCATTACGTCGAGCAGGATGAGGATTTGCGCGGGGTGATTGAGCTGATTCGCTGTGGTCACTTCAATATGACCGAACCGGGCATTTTCGATATGGTATTGGATGCGTTGCTCAGCCCGCACGACCCGTGGATGACGCTGGCGGATTTCCGCAGCTACGTGAATGCGCAGGAACAGGTATCGGTGGCCTGGCAAGATCAGGAGCATTGGACGCGCATGAGTATTCTGAATACGGCGAGCAGTGGGTTCTTCTCCACTGACCGCACGATGGCGGAATATAACCGCGAGATTTGGAAGCTGAAGCCGGGGAATGGCAACGGGGATTAA
- the malQ gene encoding 4-alpha-glucanotransferase, which produces MGIQTIGRAAGVLLHPTSLPSGKLDADAYRWVDWLADAGFKVWQMLPLGVPLAGLSPYQCASAFAVNPGLFEETPLNPAASFDAWYANQKHWVEDYALFMVLKQQFDGKEWAAWPPAFRSRDPQTLFTARGEHAEALAAIIHEQYSCWLQWQALRTYATERGVALFGDMPIFVAYDSADVWANPQRFLLDDTGTPTLVTGVPPDYFSETGQRWGNPHYHWENMQAENFQWWQQRLLYHFEFFDLVRLDHFRGLAASWMIPATEPTAINGYWQEVPGDAMLASLQAALGNIPLVAEDLGVITPDVTELRDKYDLPGMSVLQFGFDHFEDNPHKPHNVRANTVYYTGTHDNDTLQGWFTSLSEEAQQHVMQVLGVEDASQVTDTMLDTIFASSALLAMIPLQDLLHLGSAARMNTPGTVEGNWAWRFDWSDIPDTLASQLHEKLQGHQRDERELDSDTTRHTSRSV; this is translated from the coding sequence ATGGGGATACAAACGATTGGGCGGGCGGCGGGCGTATTGCTGCACCCGACTTCTTTGCCGAGCGGTAAATTGGATGCAGATGCGTACCGCTGGGTGGATTGGCTGGCGGATGCAGGCTTTAAGGTCTGGCAAATGTTGCCGCTGGGTGTGCCGCTGGCGGGGTTGTCGCCGTATCAATGTGCGTCAGCATTCGCCGTAAATCCGGGGTTGTTTGAAGAAACCCCTCTTAACCCCGCCGCTTCTTTCGACGCTTGGTACGCCAACCAAAAACACTGGGTCGAAGACTACGCCCTGTTCATGGTGCTAAAACAGCAGTTCGATGGCAAGGAATGGGCTGCATGGCCGCCCGCCTTCCGCAGCCGTGATCCCCAAACGCTGTTCACGGCACGCGGCGAACACGCCGAAGCCCTCGCCGCCATTATCCACGAGCAATATTCCTGCTGGTTGCAATGGCAAGCCTTGCGCACTTATGCCACCGAGCGCGGTGTTGCCCTGTTCGGTGACATGCCCATTTTCGTCGCTTACGACAGCGCGGATGTGTGGGCAAACCCGCAGCGCTTCCTGCTGGATGATACCGGTACGCCAACCTTAGTGACCGGCGTGCCGCCCGACTATTTCTCCGAAACAGGGCAGCGTTGGGGCAATCCGCACTATCATTGGGAAAATATGCAGGCGGAAAACTTCCAATGGTGGCAACAACGCTTGCTGTATCACTTTGAATTTTTCGATTTGGTACGCTTGGATCACTTCCGGGGTTTAGCGGCAAGCTGGATGATTCCGGCAACCGAGCCGACCGCGATCAATGGCTATTGGCAGGAAGTTCCCGGTGACGCCATGCTTGCCAGCTTGCAAGCGGCATTGGGGAATATCCCGTTAGTCGCCGAAGATTTGGGGGTCATTACCCCCGATGTCACCGAACTGCGCGACAAATACGACTTACCGGGCATGAGTGTGCTGCAATTTGGCTTCGACCACTTTGAGGATAATCCACACAAACCCCACAATGTACGCGCTAACACGGTGTATTATACGGGGACACACGATAACGATACCTTGCAGGGTTGGTTTACCAGCTTAAGTGAGGAAGCCCAGCAACACGTTATGCAGGTGTTGGGCGTTGAGGATGCCTCACAGGTAACAGATACCATGCTGGATACGATTTTCGCCAGCAGCGCATTGTTAGCCATGATTCCATTACAAGATTTGCTGCATTTAGGTAGCGCTGCCCGCATGAATACTCCCGGTACGGTGGAAGGTAATTGGGCATGGCGCTTCGACTGGTCAGACATACCGGATACTCTGGCATCGCAATTGCATGAAAAACTACAGGGACACCAGCGAGATGAACGAGAACTTGATTCGGATACAACAAGGCACACATCACGATCCGTTTGA